The genomic window GGATTCCTGAACCGTGACGTCTCCGCCATGCTGAATTGAGTCTTTGACAGGCCTCCGTCTTGAGCTATCCGCATCTACAAACGAGAACTCTCCGAGCAACTGAACCACCGGTGGCTTTGATCTGTCAGTATCTTTCTGATCCATAGTACTGCCATCTGAAGCCCTTTCAATGCCACCACCATCCTCTTGCTGAACTTTCTGATCATGATCCCTATGACCAATTGATGGAACATTGAGGCACACAGATTGGTCTGACTCTGACAACAAGGATTGCAGGGGAAGCTCCAAGCAGGCAGACGACTCTTGTTTGGGCACAATCCGTTGCACAGGTTGCTCTGAATGGAACACCGGCAGCGGCACAGTATTATGTGGAGCTAATACTGGCACTCGCCTGGTTGGAACTGAAGGCATACGTTGTGACACGGGCACCTTGACCTTACGAGACCTTTGGGAATATTTGAACATAACAGTCACAAGGCCTGCAACAGACAAGCATGCCAGCATCTTCAGCAAATGGGGTTCCACTGCAGCCCACAGTATTTTCACCATATCAACAAGTTTCTTGGCAGCTTTTGCTGTGTTCTCATACTCCAACGAGTTGAATTCTTGATCTAACTTCTCACTTTCCAAACCCTTATCATCACTCACCACCTTCAAACTTTCTGATTCCAGAATTTCATCCATGGTGACCGACTGTGGCATGGAGTGTTCTGAATCATCTTCCCCTGTCTCTTGAGGAACTAATCCTAGCCTGTCCTCATCCAAATCATCGCTGTGGGTGGAACCAAAGGGAGCTGCAGTGACATCTCCACCCGAGCATACAACTTCACTATTTTCTTCAGCATTCTCGAGTGGCCTCATGCTCGCTTCTGATTTCAGCTCGCCTATCCCAGAATCTTCGTTCAGAACATCCAAAATCTCGCTGCTCTCATCCCCGATTTGGCATGTAAATTCTCCGAAGGCAACATTAGGGCAGTCATCTGCCATTCCCATCATTGCAACTGCCATGAAATTGCTAGGTGAAGCTCCTGGGCCGTGCAAAAGGATACCATCTTCACTGTCTCCGACCACAGTTTGATCTATATCCGCCTCATGTTCATATTGAATTGGCCCCAGCAGAGGAACTACCTCGTGAACACCGACATCATACATGCTCCCATTCAATCCGACGAAACTGATGGGTTCTTCTGAATTAGTAGCAGGGAAGGGAGCGGAACTCATACAGTAGATGTAGCAGAAGAGGCAGGCCGAGGACAGGAGAAGCAGCAGCAGTCGCCGCGCCCAGCGGCCTCCCCGTCCTTGCGCAGGCACCACCTCCTCCTCATCGGCGTCGTCGCACTCGGAGTCGCTCCCTCTCGCCGCCGACGAGCCGGAAGACAGCACCTCCGAGAGCTCGGTGCCCGAGGTGGCGCTGGAGCTGTCGCCCTCCACCTCGCGCCCCAGGCGGAGGATGATCTCGCGGCTCCGCTTGGGGTCGTAGCGCAGGAAGTCCGGCcgcggcgtggtgtagttggtctTCGGGTCGTACGTCCCCGCCCCCCCTCCGGTGGAAGGCGGCGGGGTGAGCGCGGCCTTGGCGGGCGACGCGGCGCCCTCCCCGCGTCCGGCGCCGTTCCGCTCCCCCAGAACCTTCTTCCTCTGCGGGGACGCGGACCCCGCCGCCACGGGGCGCCTCGGGGTCGCGTTCTCGTCGCCCTCCATGGCTCTGGGGTTTCGTCGCGGGGAACCTGGCCGCATAAGTAAACAAATAAATACGGATCAATTAAGGAAGCAGCAAACAAGTTGGAGGGAAATCAAGGAGAGGATCCGTATTTACCTTGGGCTTGGGGGAGAGCTCGCTTGAGGgaatccatggcggcggcggcgggcggcggcggcgtggactGATCGGGAAAGGGAGGGGAGGGGAATGGATTTGGGGGAGgcggaggaaggaaggaaggaaggggataTTTATTTCGAAATTCGAACCGGCTACATCGACCGAACCGACCGTTGGGGCAAGGCTACGCTACGCGGGTACGCGCTCTTCACACGTGCACGCCAGCGCGGCGGGCACGTGTTTCCTTGGCTGGACCCTGCGTTTCCTCTGAGACGTGGATCCTGTGTAGTATtttttgggacaattgcatttttacccttaGTTGGTTCCTACTtatgggttttgcccttacttttcgagcttgctcagttttgcgcTTACTTTTTCCATTGAGGTCCCTCGAATGctctttgaccgtttgaccaaaactttgaaaattcataactaattcgtaTGAACtcgaaaaaatgcaaataagatatcaaaatgttcagataaacattacctttatgggcatatcatttgcattcaggataaAAGCATTGTTTAAACTAcctaaggtaattaatgttattaacattattaaacataaataggtataaacaatatttttttcatgaataaaaattatacgcaaatgtaggtgatgtcttttgaacatcctgataccttatttgcattttcatgagttcgtatcaacttgttatgatctttccaaataatggtcaaagttgttagaacattcataacaagttgatacaaactcataaaaatgcaaataagttattaggatgtttagaaaacatcacctacatttgcatgtaatttttattcatgaaaaatatattgtttatacctatttatttttaataatgttaataatattAATTACCTTGGGTAGTTTAAACAATGCTTTTGTCCTGACTgtaaatgatatgcccataaaggtaatgtttatctgaacattttaatatcttatttgcatttttctgagtttgtatgatttagttatgaatttttaaagttttggtcaaacagtcaaagggcatttgagggacctcgatggaaaaagtaagggcaaaactgagcaagctcgaaaagtaagggcaaaacccgtgggtaggaaccaactaggggtaaaaatgcaattgtccctatttTTTTTTACGGAGACGTGGATACTGTGTACTCCGTCCTTCCATCTATATATAGGTCTAATGCGTTTTTTAAACTAATTTTGATTAAATGTTAGaaaaataatatatgacatgcaacttatacgaagcataccgtcaaattcatACATGAAAAGAGCtttcaataatataattttcatattaTATATCTCATGTATTATTAATCTTCTCAATAGTTAAAGATGGTATTAAAAAACGGTTAGGCCTATATAAATGGAATAAGGGAGTAGTACTTTTCTTTAACGAGACGTGAATCCTGCGAAGTGTCTAGTAGCACCAGCTCTCACCTCACTGTAAATAAGCTTCGATCAAACTTTGATTTTGCTCATTAAGAAAAATTTGGTTGCTCCGTGACAAAGTCGTGTCGCACAGCGCTACGTCGCTTGTATCCGGTCACCGTGACTTTGTATCGAGGTACTTAGAGCATCCATAGCGAAAACATCAAATCCGGCACCTTGCATCCGCGGGCACGGACCgaccattttttttattttgctgcGTTCGTACCCGTGTATCTTAAATCCTGCTCATTCATATCCATACAACACATGCACGTATGAAAATAAACTTTCTTTTTTCGACGGTACATCAAAgacgtaccttagctttatagaagggagAAAAGTATGTACAAGAGATTACACATGTGCTAGTTAGGGGTCACAAGTCGACCCTAACCAACCCTCCACGCCACTCCCTAAGTCTACTCGATTACTCTATATCTAGATGTCCTCCGAACGCTCCTGCTCTTGCCCAAGTCCTGAGATCATCAAAGATCATGTCCACCGTATCCCATTCGTTCTTGATCATTCCGGTGCCAAAGACCCTCGCGTTCCTTTGCTTCCATAACGTCCAACAGATTAGCATCACGAAAGTGTCAAAGCCTTTTCGGGATTGCTTATGTATTCGTTTTCTACCTTCTGACCACCACTGCACCAGCCTCGAGTTGTTAGATGGGCATAGGTCAGCCGTCAGACCCATCCTGACGATGCAGCGGAACCACACTTGCCGCGAGAAGACGCATTGCAGCAATATATGATCAACCGTGTCCTCCTCTTGGTCCCACATGTAGCATTGTGAGATTTGGTCCTGTAACCCATGCGTGGCTCTCCTGTCCGATGTCCAGAGACGATATTGCACCGCGAGCCACATGAAAATCTTGCACGCAAGAGGTGCCCAACACTTCCATATGGCCCCGAAGGAATGGAATCTAGTTCCTCCCTGACACAACATCTTGTACACCGAGGATGCAGTATATACGCCCGATGCACTCCAAGCCCAGATGGGACGGTCCTCAATTTGATCATCCAGCTGGACCTCCATGAGTATCTCCCAAAGCCCGATGAGCTGAGTGAGACCCTCCGTACATAGGTCTCCTACAAGATCATCcatccatgcatgcatgtgcaTTGCATCTCGCATGAGTCTCCTATTTGCTACTTGTGTCCGCACCTTTGCCACCACCAATGGGGCAATCTCTTTGATTGTTGCACCATGTATCCATCGGTCTTTCCAAAACAAGGTCTTGCCTCCGGATCCAACTTCCCACTTAACTAGGCTCCCACAGGCTTGATCCACTTTTTTGTCCGCGGTCAAATTGAGTCCTTGCTAAGGCCTAGACTCATCCGTGCGTCGGAGCCATTCCCATCTCAATCTTAACGCGATGTCGTGTTTCGACAGGTCAATGACTCCAAGCCCTCCCATGTGCTTTGTCCTGCACACCTTAGTCCATGAGACAACACATTTGCCCCCATGCAACGCCTCAGTCCCGGCCTAGAAGAAAGCCCTACAACCTTTGTCCACTCTTTCCAGAGCCCATTTTGGTGCctccgcgatcatgaggtgatgtGTAGCGCGCGCCCTCATGACTTGGTTAACAAGTATGAGCCTCCCAGGCCTCGTCACCAGTTCCCTTTGCCATCCTGGCAAAATGTGTATTGCTGTATCAACAATGGGCTGCCACTCGGATCTTTTTAGCTGTTTTATGCTTAGCTGGAGCCCTAGATATTTGCATGGGAAGTTGTCAATCTTCCATGGCAGAGCAGACTTGACAAGTTCCTCATCCTCACTCCCAGCCCTGATCATGATCGCCGCAGATTTGGTATAGTTTACTTTGAGCCCTGATGCCACTCCGAATATGGTGAGAATTTCCTTGACGAACATGAGATCTGGCCAAGTTGGCTTTATGAAGagcaccacatcatccgcgtaCAGGGACAAGCGCTGCATAGGGCTACATCCATTGATGGTCCTCAACACTCTGGCTTCATGCGCCTTGCTGATGATAGCCGCTAAAATGTCCATGGCAATACCAAACAGCAAGGGGGATGTTGAGTCCCCTTGCCTAAGCCCTTTGGCATGCATGAATTTGTCACCCGCGCAACCATTCACCAAAACTCTCGAGCTGGCAGTAGTAAGAAAAATCGCAATCCAAGAGATCCAACGCTCGGAGAAGCCTTTAGCCCTTAACACCTCAAACAAGAACGGCCACGCCAGGGAGTCAAAGGCTTTCGAAATGTCAAGCTTAAGCAACACTCCCTTGGCTTTCCTCCTATGCATCGAACGCGCCATTCGCCGAACCAAGAGGAAATTGTCGTGCAAGCATCTGCCCTTGATGAACGCGGACTGGTTTGTCTAAACAAGCTCTCCCATACGTGGCCTTAGCCTGGCTGTCAGCAGTTTGGATGCTATCTTGGGCATACTGTGCACAAGGCATATAGGTCTGAAGTCAAACACAACACTCGCTTCCGGGGACTTAGGTATAAGTGTGATCAAAGCTTGGTTAAGCCTTCAAAACCCCCTCCCGTTGCCAAGGAAAAGTTTATGGACCACCGCAACTATATCCTCCTTGATTATCTCCCAAGACTTTTAGAAGAATAGGCCAATGAACCCGTCCAGGCCAGGCGCCTTGTCCGAAGGTAAATCCTTGATTACCCCCCAAATCTCGTCTTCAGAGAACACACGATCTTGCTCTGAAAGGTCAATACGCGTGACACCCAGTCCCTCCAGATCAAGTGTGAAGTCTCGGGCACTATCCTTGCCGAGCGACTCTTTGTATGCATTGTAGAAAGCTTCCTCCTTGCCATTCTGATCTGTGATTTTGTGCCCGTCCATGGTCAAGGAGGGTATGTAGTTTTTCATTCGTCTCCCATTTGCAACCAAGTGGAACAACCGCGTGTTTGCGTCTCCTTCTTGCATCCAAGAGATTCTTGAGCTCTGTCTCGCAATGGTCCTCTCAAGGGATGTCAGCCCCAGCACAAGCTTTTTAAGCATCCTTCTAAGCCATCTCTCCTCCTCTGTTAGCGCTCGACTTTCCTGAGCACAGTCAAACCGCAAGATGACTATGTTGGCGATTGCAATTTGTAGTTTTATGTTACCTATCTCCTTTCGTCCCCATGTTGCAAGAGCTCGGGCTATGTTGCGGAACATTATGTCAAGTCGCATGAAGGGATCAGTGATATCCGGGTCGCAGACCCAAGCCTCCTTGACAACATCCAAGAAACCGTCCATCTTGACCCAAAATTTCTCAAAACAAAATCTCCTCCTGACATGCATGCGCTCATGTAGCACAAGGTGAAGCGGGTAGTGATCGGAGTACTTAGTAGATAGCACTTGCAGCAAGCAAtccgggtgttggtgtcaaaaccggcggatctcgggtagggggtcccgaactgtgcgtctaaggctaatggtaacaggaggcggggggcatgatgtttacccaggttcgggccctctcgatggaggtaataccctacttcctgcttgattgatcttgatgatatgagtattacaagagttgatctaccacgagatcgtagaggctaaaccctagaagctatagcctatgattatgattgttgttgtcctacggactaaaccctccagtttatatagacaccggagggggctagggttacacagagtcggttacatagaaggggatctacatatccaaattgccaagcttgccttcctcgcaaaggagagtcccatccggacacgggacgaagtcttcaatcttgtatcttcatagtccaacagtccggctgtccgaggaccccttaatcccgaactccctcagtagcccctgaaccaggcttcaatgatgatgagtccggcgcgcagattgtcttcggcatcgcaaggcgggttccttctccgaatactccatagaagattttgaacatgagagtcgtgtccggctctgcaaaacaaattccacataccaccgtagagagaacaatattccacagatctaatctgctgacaattttccaTAGCATGACTTCACACCATGGCctgatcattattcgaaccgcttttcacAACCttccaccgcacatatcgcgaggcagttttatcggcacgtcttgtcaaagcagagatcgtgtccccttatcacgggattctcatcaatacgggtgtgggtaacccaaccgtgccatcaacatggcgcttgggaaatatgctaatttaccgggcaagtggggaggcgcaggatatccgctgcctttataagggTATAAGAACTccccttttcacccatgccttcttcttcctctgctcatccattcctttTCGCTCGAGCCCTAGTGCCCAAGTGTTCGTCTTCTCTGCCCAAAAAGGTTTCCCGAAAATGTCCAGATCCgcagcaggaggcaagtggatggcctctaccgtccgggagaaggatatcaaaaagcttcgagtgctgggtatttggccaagagaattggccactgtcttccgacggcgggacagatcgtccacactccggaaccccatgagagggtggtattcctccctcattttgtccacgggctagggtttccccttcacccgtccgttcgcggcatcatgtattattacgggattgattttcatgatctatccccaaattccttcctcaacatctcgacattcattgtcgtgtgtgatgcctttctccgcatcccgccacacttcggcttCTGGCTGAAGGTTTTTAACGTGAAGCCCACGGTAGTGAGCGACGAGCATgtcgagtgcggaggcgccatggtgagcaagatggccaatgttacatggccaacaggtactttcaatgattctgtcaaggagtggcagcagcagtggttttacatcactgagccgcgcggcaaggaatgggccgccGCTCCGGAGTTCAGATCTGGAGCCCCCCCGcgacttacgtcctggcccaagaagggcctggactgggctttGTCTGACGAATTAtcagtgctccagacgcgcgtccaagatatggaagacaagaacatcaagcttgtcaatgtagtccaggtgatgttagttcaccagattctaccttgtcaacatcgggcttgcaatttatgggagttcgacccggccaagcaccagaccctgctagagctctttggctcctcgcacaaggacatccggaaggtgcttttcaagtccggcaaatcatggccggactccgccgaggaccgcgggtaccaactgtcccgccctgcaagttcggtaagtaatCGTACGTTGACAATTCATATGTTTTATTGGCATATCCTTAGGAAAAGGCTTAATGTATTTCCCACAACTTTCCTAGGGTTGGGCGAAGAAGGCgaggcggatctactgtccggccccgctgccagaagaaccggccggcccacttctgacaaagatgctggtcccggcgccttataaggcaccgaagaagaaggccgaaaaggaggccaagaagaccaggggagGCCTCTGTCGCTGTGGCACTTtagacacaaaatccgaagactccaatgcccattcttcctccgaagaggacgaggaggaggagggagacgaatcccccgcgggaggaagaaagaaaaggacggcctccacttCCTTGGAGGCCGAGTCTCCTAAGAGGGAAAAAACTCCCCTTctagaggagtccactgccgccgccgatagcagcccggagtgggatcccagggcccagcccctggtgaactcgtgagtataaaataCGA from Triticum aestivum cultivar Chinese Spring chromosome 3B, IWGSC CS RefSeq v2.1, whole genome shotgun sequence includes these protein-coding regions:
- the LOC123070889 gene encoding uncharacterized protein isoform X2, which encodes MDSLKRALPQAQGSPRRNPRAMEGDENATPRRPVAAGSASPQRKKVLGERNGAGRGEGAASPAKAALTPPPSTGGGAGTYDPKTNYTTPRPDFLRYDPKRSREIILRLGREVEGDSSSATSGTELSEVLSSGSSAARGSDSECDDADEEEVVPAQGRGGRWARRLLLLLLSSACLFCYIYFPLLGPIQYEHEADIDQTVVGDSEDGILLHGPGASPSNFMAVAMMGMADDCPNVAFGEFTCQIGDESSEILDVLNEDSGIGELKSEASMRPLENAEENSEVVCSGGDVTAAPFGSTHSDDLDEDRLGLVPQETGEDDSEHSMPQSVTMDEILESESLKVVSDDKGLESEKLDQEFNSLEYENTAKAAKKLVDMVKILWAAVEPHLLKMLACLSVAGLVTVMFKYSQRSRKVKVPVSQRMPSVPTRRVPVLAPHNTVPLPVFHSEQPVQRIVPKQESSACLELPLQSLLSESDQSVCLNVPSIGHRDHDQKVQQEDGGGIERASDGSTMDQKDTDRSKPPVVQLLGEFSFVDADSSRRRPVKDSIQHGGDVTVQESVSSRKRVVKTQKDSDKMQTPGLQTARKKETTRAEEEKVDATPTPRRSNRLRKLASP
- the LOC123070889 gene encoding uncharacterized protein isoform X1; the protein is MDSLKRALPQAQGSPRRNPRAMEGDENATPRRPVAAGSASPQRKKVLGERNGAGRGEGAASPAKAALTPPPSTGGGAGTYDPKTNYTTPRPDFLRYDPKRSREIILRLGREVEGDSSSATSGTELSEVLSSGSSAARGSDSECDDADEEEVVPAQGRGGRWARRLLLLLLSSACLFCYIYCMSSAPFPATNSEEPISFVGLNGSMYDVGVHEVVPLLGPIQYEHEADIDQTVVGDSEDGILLHGPGASPSNFMAVAMMGMADDCPNVAFGEFTCQIGDESSEILDVLNEDSGIGELKSEASMRPLENAEENSEVVCSGGDVTAAPFGSTHSDDLDEDRLGLVPQETGEDDSEHSMPQSVTMDEILESESLKVVSDDKGLESEKLDQEFNSLEYENTAKAAKKLVDMVKILWAAVEPHLLKMLACLSVAGLVTVMFKYSQRSRKVKVPVSQRMPSVPTRRVPVLAPHNTVPLPVFHSEQPVQRIVPKQESSACLELPLQSLLSESDQSVCLNVPSIGHRDHDQKVQQEDGGGIERASDGSTMDQKDTDRSKPPVVQLLGEFSFVDADSSRRRPVKDSIQHGGDVTVQESVSSRKRVVKTQKDSDKMQTPGLQTARKKETTRAEEEKVDATPTPRRSNRLRKLASP